In Bombus affinis isolate iyBomAffi1 chromosome 11, iyBomAffi1.2, whole genome shotgun sequence, one genomic interval encodes:
- the LOC126922326 gene encoding uncharacterized protein LOC126922326 yields MLYSTYLIPLGILLLLKSSTLAEHSRNHDKFYSSIESKPLSSQETDNLRLVLNFIRQSPEFHPLTFSVILPEFQSSFIEFLLSYIGQNSIEAYKVRARDLSLKATWMNRLRLTWIFVVQDLSSFNIFVYWQWNLWKAGNQYLIIFTGKVVTTLWTEAFTNLWRKYDVHRIVVVDDDFRCLTRYMPFEKRSNNGFGRVYKSCEILRLNRDTRLFENFQNLNHYPLNVLVFESLLMNVSYDTRNRLKLSKPDANVAFALEKAMGAKFRIKAMRKVDFMDDPFTTSLTDIEARNVDMIITGFFVKVYSKFGKFQFTCAMYEDKLCFVSPDSGLVPKAYMPFLPFQKSLWFLLIAYNITVTFLWCLVKHISESLRRQYKCANSSRRLEINRSTRKPHAWYLPKSGIKNYFPIKEHRSSDVSNYKEPPEIPRYIKSPIIFIEYLTYPFQTSEIPAQRALLLGTLFFALILNGLYQSVLVSSLSKPFHYPQLHNLEDVVDSGKIVITKYANLKNVFLDDTELDATLAQRIRLINTQRSTKDIVAYEDKIAITRYYSLELDDSDYFDKEGNPLLNLVDECPMNYRVSYVSRLHSPYAEKVDFVLLRLREAGLLNFWFDDMLYRIKIVKIKKRRLKKDMAAMKSWMSDKIMLSLDHYLLTFLLLFVGLFGSTVMFFVELYMAKRSTRKC; encoded by the exons ATGTTATATTCAACGTATCTGATCCCTCTCGGTATTTTGCTTTTATTAAAATCCTCCACTTTGGCGGAACACTCTCGGAACCACGATAAATTCTACTCGTCGATCGAGAGCAAGCCCTTATCTAGCCAGGAGACTGACAACCTGAGGCTGGTGTTGAATTTCATTCGCCAATCCCCTGAGTTTCATCCGCTCACGTTCTCCGTAATACTGCCGGAGTTTCAATCGAGCTTCATCGAATTTTTGCTGAGCTATATCGGGCAAAATTCGATCGAGGCCTACAAAGTCAGGGCGAGGGATCTGTCCCTGAAGGCCACTTGGATGAACCGACTACGGCTCACTTGGATCTTCGTCGTTCAAGACTTGTCCAGTTTTAACATCTTCGTTTATTGGCAATGGAATCTATGGAAAGCCGGTAATCAGTATTTGATTATCTTCACTGGAAAAGTAGTCACCACGCTCTGGACGGAGGCTTTCACAAACTTGTGGAGAAAGTACGACGTTCATCGaatcgtcgtcgtcgacgaTGATTTTCGATGTCTGACCAGGTACATGCCGTTCGAGAAACGATCTAACAATGGCTTTGGCAGGGTATACAAATCAT GCGAGATTCTTCGACTGAACAGAGATACAAGGTTATTCGAGAATTTCCAAAACTTGAATCATTATCCCCTGAACGTGCTGGTGTTCGAGTCTCTGCTGATGAACGTTTCATACGATACTCGGAATAGACTGAAATTGAGCAAACCAGACGCTAATGTGGCGTTTGCTCTGGAGAAGGCGATGGGGGCAAAATTTCGTATAAAAGCTATGAGGAAGGTTGATTTCATGGATGATCCATTCACCACTTCGTTGACAGACATCGAGGCTAGAAACGTGGACATGATTATCACCGGATTTTTCGTCAAGGTTTATAGCAAATTTGGAAAGTTTCAGTTCACCTGTGCCATGTACGAGGACAAGCTGTGCTTCGTGTCGCCCGATTCTGGTCTGGTACCCAAAGCTTATATGCCTTTCTTACCGTTTCAAAAGAGCTTATGGTTTCTgctaatagcatataacattacgGTTACGTTCCTGTGGTGCTTGGTGAAACACATTAGCGAATCGTTGCGACGTCAATACAAATGTGCCAATTCTAGTCGACGATTAGAAATTAATCGTTCAACGAGAAAACCACATGCATGGTATCTCCCCAAAAGtggaataaaaaattattttccaatCAAAGAACATCGTTCGTCTGATGTATCTAATTACAAAGAACCACCAGAAATTCCCCGATACATCAAAAGTCCGATCATTTTTATCGAGTACCTTACCTATCCCTTTCAAACAAGCGAAATTCCAGCGCAGAGAGCTCTACTCCTCGGCACCCTATTTTTCGCTCTTATCCTCAATGGGCTGTATCAAAGCGTCTTGGTATCTAGCCTAAGTAAACCGTTCCATTACCCTCAACTACATAATCTAGAAGATGTAGTAGATTCTGGAAAGATCGTGATCACCAAGTATGCGAATTTGAAGAACGTATTCCTAGACGATACCGAACTAGATGCGACGCTGGCTCAGAGAATTCGCCTGATCAACACTCAACGATCTACGAAGGATATCGTGGCGTACGAAGATAAAATCGCGATCACCAGATATTACTCGTTGGAGCTCGATGATTCCGACTATTTCGACAAAGAAGGAAATCCCCTATTGAACCTGGTGGACGAATGTCCGATGAATTATAGAGTGTCTTACGTGTCAAGATTGCATTCACCTTACGCAGAGAAAGTGGATTTTGTGTTGTTAAGGTTGAGAGAAGCGGGCCTGCTTAATTTCTGGTTCGATGATATGTTGTATCGTATTAAGATAGTTAAGATAAAGAAAAGGAGATTGAAGAAGGATATGGCGGCGATGAAGAGCTGGATGAGCGACAAGATCATGTTATCGCTGGatcattatttattaacgtTTTTATTGCTGTTCGTTGGCTTGTTTGGATCTACCGTGATGTTCTTCGTGGAACTGTACATGGCGAAACGAAGCACaagaaaatgttaa
- the LOC126921881 gene encoding guanylate kinase isoform X2 gives MFHKGSRPLVLCGPSGSGKSTLLKKLFEEFPDTFGYSVSHTTRSPRPGEEDGKHYHFTTKDKMQKQIEQDEFLETATFSGNMYGTSKRAVEEVQKAGKICVLDVEVQGVKQIKQSSLDPLYIFIKAPSIEELEKRLRARKTETEDALQRRLSIARLEIEYGEKPGNFDIVIENDNVSKAYEKLRDFLMSNLKRGDAGH, from the exons ATGTTTCATAAAGGCTCACGTCCATTAGTTTTGTGTGGTCCTTCAGGAAGTGGAAAAAGTACGCTTTTAAAAAAGCTTTTTGAAGAATTTCCAGATACATTTGGTTATTCTGTGTCTCATACCACTAGAAGTCCTAGACCAGGTGAGGAAGATGGGAAACATTATCATTTTACTACTAAAGATAAGATGCAAAAACAAATAGAACAGGATGAATTTCTTGAAACTGCTACATTCAGTGGGAATATGTATGGTACTAG taaACGTGCAGTAGAAGAAGTACAAAAAGCAGGTAAAATTTGCGTATTAGATGTTGAAGTGCAAGGTgtaaaacaaataaaacaaaGTTCTTTGGATccattgtatatatttattaaagctCCATCTATCGAAGAATTAGAGAAAAGATTAAGAGCTAGGAAAACAGAAACAGAAGATGCTTTGCAGCGGAGATTATCCATTGCTAGGCTAGAGATAGAATATG GAGAAAAGCCTGGTAATTTTGACATAGTGATTGAAAATGACAATGTTTCTAAGGCATATGAAAAACTAAGAGACTTTTTGATGTCAAATCTAAAGCGAGGTGATGCAG GACATTAA
- the LOC126921881 gene encoding guanylate kinase isoform X3, with product MALLSCFRTLALGACNMFHKGSRPLVLCGPSGSGKSTLLKKLFEEFPDTFGYSVSHTTRSPRPGEEDGKHYHFTTKDKMQKQIEQDEFLETATFSGNMYGTSKRAVEEVQKAAPSIEELEKRLRARKTETEDALQRRLSIARLEIEYGEKPGNFDIVIENDNVSKAYEKLRDFLMSNLKRGDAGH from the exons ATGGCATTACTTTCATGTTTTAGAACATTAGCATTAG GTGCTTGTAATATGTTTCATAAAGGCTCACGTCCATTAGTTTTGTGTGGTCCTTCAGGAAGTGGAAAAAGTACGCTTTTAAAAAAGCTTTTTGAAGAATTTCCAGATACATTTGGTTATTCTGTGTCTCATACCACTAGAAGTCCTAGACCAGGTGAGGAAGATGGGAAACATTATCATTTTACTACTAAAGATAAGATGCAAAAACAAATAGAACAGGATGAATTTCTTGAAACTGCTACATTCAGTGGGAATATGTATGGTACTAG taaACGTGCAGTAGAAGAAGTACAAAAAGCAG ctCCATCTATCGAAGAATTAGAGAAAAGATTAAGAGCTAGGAAAACAGAAACAGAAGATGCTTTGCAGCGGAGATTATCCATTGCTAGGCTAGAGATAGAATATG GAGAAAAGCCTGGTAATTTTGACATAGTGATTGAAAATGACAATGTTTCTAAGGCATATGAAAAACTAAGAGACTTTTTGATGTCAAATCTAAAGCGAGGTGATGCAG GACATTAA
- the LOC126921854 gene encoding uncharacterized protein LOC126921854 — protein sequence MRSKFPVMLLTATILFRVACELFEPNYSGNYSNLYPFVEKWAMTSYTKMLTVVFDDYEYHRAFDVPRDILIGLNVSTKLVSLKHAISLKYKNMRRDYQTIETESCVLLLFSNVEHLRDILSSPHLMSFWHPENFYILQEQGLQFFDSPVYEKFCKWAFERLWRFRRVYKLLLFAADKVIRYDPFDYAARHTGYSVNTSCDWNCVKSNKDGFLLINGPNTTDISDFFIKDRRDFKLSPLKISIFETSTISFQNGQFSGLDFKYLEEVCKMMNVTFVLIRSKDRFGWEENGIFFGTIGHLVYKFADVSFNHFFIKDYSTRELEFTTPITSDKLCVLVPKAPPVPDYLVIFKIFTEEAWLLVFATHFVISMIYTILKNERFEAIRQSGTVLFCCEYPTGFYFLEKRNGGVVKIAPKFTKKRAYDEAHGIYLVEKTPNVRSTIKTKKGRSKRFNEMCLSFVTWLGRYLTKVVFQLMQPFKLGQAWFPERLLMMCSLFLSLILNGIITSQLASSFSKRLYYEDINTLEQLKESGLAILTDTRDILDDALTDITSPIIKQLNDRLIYTNKSEVYRRLFKAKDAAYLHRLETLPFKYSEEEMERLHVVSECPKEYILANIITKGSPYGGRINNILSRLNNGGFYGKWYQSIYQSQKRSALVLNGSTMHRKITIRHLFIPFGILCIGLAMSIIVFIYECQQNNVR from the exons ATGCGCAGCAAGTTCCCCGTCATGTTGCTGACCGCGACCATCCTATTCCGTGTCGCTTGCGAATTGTTCGAACCGAATTACTCGGGCAACTATTCCAACTTATATCCTTTTGTAGAAAAGTGGGCCATGACCAGTTACACGAAAATGTTGACCGTGGTATTCGACGATTACGAGTACCATCGTGCGTTTGATGTTCCTCGTGACATTCTAATCGGCTTAAACGTCTCCACCAAACTAGTCAGCCTAAAACATGCAATATCTTTGAAGTACAAGAACATGAGACGCGATTATCAGACCATAGAGACAGAAAGTTGCGTGTTGCTGTTGTTCTCGAACGTGGAACATCTCAGGGATATCCTTAGTTCTCCGCATTTGATGTCGTTCTGGCATCCAGAAAATTTCTATATTCTTCAAGAACAGGGTCTACAATTCTTCGATTCGCCGGTATACGAGAAATTTTGCAAGTGGGCGTTCGAGAGGCTTTGGAGATTTAGAAGGGTTTATAAGCTGCTTTTGTTCGCCGCTGACAAAGTGATTCGATACGACCCTTTCGATTACGCTGCTCGTCACACTGGGTATAGCGTTAACACCAGCTGCGATTGGAACTGTGTTAAATCGAACAAGGACGGTTTTCTATTGATCAACGGACCAAATACCACCGATATATCGGATTTTTTCATCAAGGATAGAAGAGACTTTAAATTATCCCCGTTAAAAATCTCCATCTTCGAAACGAGCACGATATCTTTCCAGAACGGCCAATTTTCTGGATTAGACTTCAAATATCTCGAAGAAGTTTGTAAAATGATGAACGTGACGTTCGTTCTAATTAGATCGAAAGATAGATTCGGCTGGGAAGAGAACGGAATATTTTTTGGGACTATTGGACACTTGGTCTATAAGTTTGCAGACGTATCGTTCAATCATTTTTTCATTAAAGACTATTCCACCAGGGAGCTAGAGTTCACGACGCCGATCACCAGCGACAAATTATGCGTGCTTGTTCCTAAAGCACCACCAGTTCCTGATTATCTTGTGATCTTCAAGATCTTCACTGAAGAAGCCTGGTTGTTAGTGTTCGCCACGCATTTCGTCATCTCGATGATTTATACGATCTTGAAGAACGAAAGGTTCGAAGCTATTCGACAAAGCGGAACAGTACTTTTCTGCTGCGAATATCCGACTGGCTTTTACTTCCTCGAGAAACGAAACGGAGGCGTGGTCAAAATCGCTCCAAAATTTACGAAGAAGCGAGCGTATGACGAAGCACACGG AATTTACCTAGTCGAGAAAACGCCAAATGTTCGatcgacgataaaaacgaaGAAAGGCCGCTCGAAGCGATTCAACGAAATGTGTTTATCCTTTGTCACGTGGCTGGGCAGATATTTAACAAAAGTTGTGTTTCAACTGATGCAGCCCTTTAAATTGGGCCAGGCTTGGTTCCCCGAGAGGTTGTTGATGATGTGCAGTTTGTTTCTAAGTTTGATCCTTAATGGGATTATCACTTCTCAGCTTGCCTCTAGTTTCAGTAAAAGATTATATTACGAGGACATCAATACCTTGGAGCAGTTGAAAGAAAGCG GTCTCGCGATTTTAACCGACACCAGAGATATTCTCGACGACGCGTTGACTGACATTACATCGCCAATAATCAAACAGCTAAACGATAGATTGATATACACGAACAAATCGGAGGTGTATAGAAGATTATTTAAAGCGAAGGATGCTGCTTATCTTCATCGACTCGAGACACTGCCATTTAAATACAGCGAGGAAGAAATGGAAAGACTGCACGTCGTCAGCGAATGTCCGAAGGAATACATTCTCGCCAATATAATTACAAAAG GATCTCCATATGGTGGTCGTATAAACAACATTCTCTCCCGGTTAAACAACGGTGGTTTCTATGGAAAGTGGTATCAGAGCATATACCAATCGCAGAAACGGTCGGCACTGGTGCTGAATGGCTCGACGATGCATAGGAAGATCACGATCCGGCATTTATTCATCCCATTTGGGATACTGTGCATCGGACTGGCCATGAGCATAATCGTATTTATCTACGAGTGTCAGCAAAACAACGTCCGATAA
- the LOC126921881 gene encoding guanylate kinase isoform X1, with amino-acid sequence MALLSCFRTLALGACNMFHKGSRPLVLCGPSGSGKSTLLKKLFEEFPDTFGYSVSHTTRSPRPGEEDGKHYHFTTKDKMQKQIEQDEFLETATFSGNMYGTSKRAVEEVQKAGKICVLDVEVQGVKQIKQSSLDPLYIFIKAPSIEELEKRLRARKTETEDALQRRLSIARLEIEYGEKPGNFDIVIENDNVSKAYEKLRDFLMSNLKRGDAGH; translated from the exons ATGGCATTACTTTCATGTTTTAGAACATTAGCATTAG GTGCTTGTAATATGTTTCATAAAGGCTCACGTCCATTAGTTTTGTGTGGTCCTTCAGGAAGTGGAAAAAGTACGCTTTTAAAAAAGCTTTTTGAAGAATTTCCAGATACATTTGGTTATTCTGTGTCTCATACCACTAGAAGTCCTAGACCAGGTGAGGAAGATGGGAAACATTATCATTTTACTACTAAAGATAAGATGCAAAAACAAATAGAACAGGATGAATTTCTTGAAACTGCTACATTCAGTGGGAATATGTATGGTACTAG taaACGTGCAGTAGAAGAAGTACAAAAAGCAGGTAAAATTTGCGTATTAGATGTTGAAGTGCAAGGTgtaaaacaaataaaacaaaGTTCTTTGGATccattgtatatatttattaaagctCCATCTATCGAAGAATTAGAGAAAAGATTAAGAGCTAGGAAAACAGAAACAGAAGATGCTTTGCAGCGGAGATTATCCATTGCTAGGCTAGAGATAGAATATG GAGAAAAGCCTGGTAATTTTGACATAGTGATTGAAAATGACAATGTTTCTAAGGCATATGAAAAACTAAGAGACTTTTTGATGTCAAATCTAAAGCGAGGTGATGCAG GACATTAA